One Pseudobutyrivibrio xylanivorans genomic window, ATTAATAATTTATTCAATCCATAGCTGGTTCCCATACCTACACCCATGGCAAACATCAATGTCAATGGTAAAGGTAAGCCCAGCTCATTGCAGGCATAACCGGTCCAATAAGATGCACTAGTAGAAGCTATATCAACTATTGCCACTTTTCCAAGGGACATGAGTGCTTCCTTGGCTGGCATGGCAAATATTCCAGACTGGCCAAGCGTGAATACCTCAATTACGGCTCCTACCACCTTCATTCCTCGTTCGAAATCAGAAAGGTCTTCACCAGTGATAATATCCTCACCTACACATGCCTCATAAATTGGAACAACAATTGTCAAATCCAGAATAGCTGACAGGAACTGCTTGAAGGGCTGGTCCATGGTGTGAGAGAACTCTCCCATGTTGTTAAGCTCCTTCAAATATTCCTCAAGGGATATCTGATTACCCTTTTCATCTATGAGATTGGCCTTCATGCTTTCATATACAGAAACGTACTGATCTGTGAAGTCTTTGAATTCCTTTGGAACATTCAAAAGATTTCCGCCATTCTCTGGAGCTGTTATTCCCAAATAATCCTGCAACGAAAGAGTCTGCTTGTCCTGGATAATAGGCTCTCCACAATCGTCGTATCCAATCTGTTCACGAATACCCAACACATTTTCTGTACTAAAATCGTCAGCCTTAATTCTACTGATACTCTCTGTTGCATTAAGATTAAAATTTTTACAAAGTGGCTTATCTATTAATTCCAAAGCATAGAATGCTAAATTGCTGGAGTATGATAATAATTCGCCAAGCATTTCTGCACTGTACTCAATATCCTGCTCATGGTTCGAGTGATAAATATTTGGACAGCTATTATCAACCAGCAATTCGTCTATCTCTGCCAGCTCTGCATTCATATCAATTAATGATTGTGCTAAATGAATTGGAAGAAATGAAATATTGCTATTATATGCAAATGCTTCATCTACAACCTTTAGCTCAGACTTATACCCCATTTGAAAGCACCTCCGTGTTTAGTTCTAATGCGTCAACTAAAAGCTTTCTAACACTTGAAGGTTCCTCGGTCTTACATGTATGGGTATGTGGATCATAGGAATAAATATATTCATCATCCCAGTAAATAAATCTTTCCATTCCCTGTCGACCTTCTCCTGAAAAAACACCAAGTGTAAAAAAGTTTTTCCCAAGAGTTGCTATTTTTTTTCTAACCGTCTCATAATCCATTTCAATATCAAGGAAGGTTACTTTATCTTTTCTATCACCACGCTGTAATGCTGGATACTCCTTAAGGCATGAATACAAGATTGCGGTGCGATCGCCACTTGCAATTTCATAATCATTTCCCTCCTTTACAATCACTATGCACCTGCGATTTTCTAGTAAGCCAATGATACTGCCTTTAATTACCACGTAAGTACTTGCATAACGGTATTCTTCCCATAGCTTGACTGCTGCAAATCCCTTTGGAGTTATTCCCGCCTCTGACAGAATTCCCTTTTTGATTAATTCGTTCTTGGCAGTCTTAGCTCTATCTGTTGCACAATCCTTTCCTATCTTGTCGAAAAATATTCCAAAAGGTGCAGGACCATTTGTCATCAAGGTTAAGAAAGTTAATTCATCTGATGAAAATCTCATAATGTTCTTCCCTCCAAATTTAAATAGTCCTCCCATGTTGAAAAGAAGTTCTCAAGATTTGTATCCAACTCATTTAATGCAACGATGGCCTGCGCTTGAGGATTCTGTACACCATAAAAAGCCTTCTGATACTGAACAAGAATATCCAAAAATCCTTCTGCTACAAGTTCGGATTTTCCTGTCCAGTCTTCCTTTGACACAATCTCCTTCTGTAGCTGTAATGCTTGAGAGTACGCCTGATCCATATATGATTGTGCCTGAACTAAATTATCTTTGATGGAGTCCATTGTTGCTCCATCGCATTTAAATAAAGAATTCATAATACATTATTCTCCCATTACTTTAGAAGACTCTTTAGATATGCAGCTGCTTCACGTTCTGCCTGCCTTCTTCTTGCCTCTTCCTCTTCAATCTGACGCTGTCTGGCCTGGTCCAAGGCCGTAGCTTCATTGCTTTTGGTTGTCTCCCAACTAGTCTTTTGGTTCGCCACATAATCGCGTCTGGATTTAGCTAATTCAAATTCCTGTTCCATCTTACTGTAGAAGGAATACTTATGAGATTTCCATTGGCACACCTTACCATTGTAGAAATGAAGCCAATGTCCTTGTGTTCCTGCATTGTTACTTTGAAGAGTCACAGATACATTCTTGAAATCGGCATCCACAATTTCCTTGTTGCTCTCATAATTTGCTATGTGTTTGTCCAGGTTGTTGAGCAGCTTAGTGAACTTATCAACCATATCGTCTGCATGGTCATAGCCCGACGTGTCTAATCCATGACATCCCCATCTCCAGTATGAATAAATACTCATTTCATTTCTCCTATTAATTACTCATTCCATAACGGTGTCTTCAACTTAACAATTGCATTATCCTTGAGATAATATCCGTCACCAGCCTCAATCTTCTTCTTGAATGCACGAGCTGCTGTAAGTGGAATCTCAGTAACCTTGCAGTTTGGCAAATCATCAAAGAACATAAAGTGCTTCTGCTCCTTGATTCTCTTGAGAATCTCAGGCGCTGCGTAAGGGATGGTCTCGTTGCCAAATCCACCCACAAGAACTGCTGCACCCATGCTCTTGTACTTGGTGATAATGTTCTTGTATGAAGCAACAGCAGTTGCATTTCCAGAAATTGCCTCTATTGCATCCTGACTGTTAATAACGATGAGAATAAGCTTGCTGTCTGTAAGGACTGTCTCATCACCCATTGCAAGTGCATCGTAGCGAGCCTGAAGCTTCTGCTCTACCTCACCCATAAGGGCAACTGCTGCATCGCTTGTCATAG contains:
- a CDS encoding DUF5081 family protein codes for the protein MRFSSDELTFLTLMTNGPAPFGIFFDKIGKDCATDRAKTAKNELIKKGILSEAGITPKGFAAVKLWEEYRYASTYVVIKGSIIGLLENRRCIVIVKEGNDYEIASGDRTAILYSCLKEYPALQRGDRKDKVTFLDIEMDYETVRKKIATLGKNFFTLGVFSGEGRQGMERFIYWDDEYIYSYDPHTHTCKTEEPSSVRKLLVDALELNTEVLSNGV
- a CDS encoding pre-toxin TG domain-containing protein; this encodes MGYKSELKVVDEAFAYNSNISFLPIHLAQSLIDMNAELAEIDELLVDNSCPNIYHSNHEQDIEYSAEMLGELLSYSSNLAFYALELIDKPLCKNFNLNATESISRIKADDFSTENVLGIREQIGYDDCGEPIIQDKQTLSLQDYLGITAPENGGNLLNVPKEFKDFTDQYVSVYESMKANLIDEKGNQISLEEYLKELNNMGEFSHTMDQPFKQFLSAILDLTIVVPIYEACVGEDIITGEDLSDFERGMKVVGAVIEVFTLGQSGIFAMPAKEALMSLGKVAIVDIASTSASYWTGYACNELGLPLPLTLMFAMGVGMGTSYGLNKLLMGNTFYSTESVNVESSDEAIDYIKLSDELGDKIEREGYVLIDTENAAVANADWADMGYTLPPVADGTKVYNVEAGDFKYARVFKEGVNKPKSPFILRADDIEGLTAAEIAEKYALPQVPDKVVYPNIPADTPLEVSIVGPQESWGTLGGDAQYALKDVLLDDDWFLDIHDLK